A window from Rhinolophus sinicus isolate RSC01 linkage group LG01, ASM3656204v1, whole genome shotgun sequence encodes these proteins:
- the MIX23 gene encoding protein MIX23 isoform X2 translates to MRTIDDRIVHELNTTVPTASFAGKIDASQTCKQLYESLMEAHASRDRVIKNCIAQTSSVVKHLREEREKNLDDLTLLKQLRKEQTKLKWMQSELNVEEVVNDRSWKVFNERCRIHFKPPKKE, encoded by the exons AATAGTACATGAATTAAACACTACGGTTCCAACAGCTTCCTTTGCAGGGAAAATTGATGCCAGCCAAACCTGTAAACAACTTTATGAGTCT TTGATGGAGGCTCATGCCAGTAGGGATAGAGTCATAAAAAATTGTATAGCTCAGACTTCATCAGTAGTAAAACACCTccgagaagagagagaaaagaatttggACGATTTAACGTTATTAAAGCAACTTAGAAAAGAACAGACAAAG TTGAAATGGATGCAGTCAGAGCTGAACGTTGAAGAAGTGGTCAATGACAGGAGCTGGAAG GTGTTTAATGAACGCTGCCGAATTCACTTCAAGCCTccaaagaaggaataa